In Aegilops tauschii subsp. strangulata cultivar AL8/78 unplaced genomic scaffold, Aet v6.0 ptg000442l_obj, whole genome shotgun sequence, the sequence CTACTATGCATATTTATATTTTGCCTATGAGCAATGCCCTCTATTTCAAGACCATCACTCTATACTACAGAGAAAGCAGCAACATATTTTTGGGATTTATTTTGTGTTCAGACTAATTACTTCACAGTTGCCTAACATGGTTGAGAAAGCTGACAGAACAATATCAAAACAATATAAAAGTTACATCTTTTTTAAGCCGATTGTCCAAGCTTCAGAAACAAAAATCTAACAACAACCACGTTCAGTGTATAACAAGCTAACCTACAATAGCCAATAGCAGAGTCAACTTTCAGTGTATAAATTCATGACTTGGGAAAAATACCTATGCTGACAACATCCATGTCAGGGAAGTCATCCTGGCTGCAGGTAGTCCAGCACGTTTTGGACGTCCTTAGAGACCATGTTCATCCCCTCGGCATCCCCCGTGCTGCAGGTGAACCTCATGTACAAGTTTCTCCCAACCATTGCGCACTTGACTCTGCCCAGCCATCGCGCACTTAACCCCCTGCAGCCCTGCTCTGAAGGACTGAATCAAATCGTCTTGAATTCGACGAAGAACTCGTGCAATCCCGATGTACCTTAAGCGTTGCAACTCCATCCATTAAATAAAGCTCAATAGTGAAAATTGAGAGCAGAGATGTAAGCTGTGAGAACTCAGTAGCAAAAAAATAGTttcccatttaaatatttcttgaCATAACCCGAAACTGCAATCCATCCAAGAAATCGAGCGAGTGGGCTAGACCGGTAGATAACAATTCAGTTAGCTCTAGAGGCAAAAGGAATCACACGGTTCTAACCAAACCAAGCCACCACAACTACATACACCAATCATATGACCAGACTGAACTTTAAGTCTAAACACGAGACAACGACAGACCACAGGGAGTAAATTGCAGGTCGCTGCAAGTCAAACGACCTCGCTTCTCGCCCAAATCGAATAATCTAAACTGAAAATGGATTTAATACAATGGTATGGAAAAAGAATGATAGAAACAATGGACAATTGTGAAGTGTCATGCTCCTGCATATGAAATAGACACAGGATTTTTTTTATGTAACTGAGCCAAGGCAAAATCAGCTTGCAGGCTCAACACCATTTACCAGCATCGGCTAACATTAATGAATTCTCATGCATTCATATTTATAGTACAATCAGCAATCTCAACATTCAGTTATGGCACTGGTTGAACATGTACAAATACGTGTCTTTGTTAAGCTGCATCATAGGATCGAACGCACTCTAAATATGCAATTGTTGAATATAATAAGCAAGTCCCAGAAAACCATGGATGCGTGTGACACCTCACGCATACAGTGCATCCTTGGACTCCAATGCAGGGGGCACCTTCACATCCGAGTGAGCCTCGCATCTACGAGCTGCAGTTCAATTCGAAGTTCAGACGCAATGGCATACTGTTCCGATCTAGGATACGCAACTCGAATGGATACAGTGTAGCAGGGAAGCGGGAGATAGGCTTGCTCACCGTAAAGCGTCCCAGCCACCTGGAGAGGATGAGGGAGGAGGACGGGTGCCGTCGgcggcctggaggaggagcgacGACGTGGTAGGAAGACAGGCGCGACCACACCCGAGGAACGATGGCGGGGCGAAGCAGCCGCAGTGCGCGAGAGAGGAGGGTCGCACACCTCCTGTCGTGTGCACgcgaagacgacgacgacgccgGGGAAGTGAACGATGGAGATCCGACAGGCTGGGCgaaggagacggcggcggcgtgcCGGCTGGGCgaaggagacggcggcggcgtgcCGGCTGGACgaaggagacggcggcggcgtcgtggggtTGGTCGATCCCCGAGGCATAGTGGAGCACCATGGCGACGGTCTCCTCAACGGTGTTGGATCTGGCCGTCGTCGgcgcggacggcggcggcgccgcgGGCGTCTTGGACGAGGTCGCAGTAGAGGTAGAGCCAGGCAGCGAGGAGCCGAGGACCCGCGCGTATGGGAAGGGCTTGGCGAGGAGGTCGCGCATGCAGGAAAAGACCTTGGCCGGGCGGCGCGCGCTGacgccggctgcctcctcctcgtgTCCGCGCACcacgctcctcctcctctgcctggCCCCGATGGGGAGGAGGAAGGATGGCGGCACAGCGCGCCTGACGACGGGGAGGAGATGCGGGAGAAGGAGAACGGGCAACGGCGGCGTAGAGGAGGAGAAAGGGGGAAGGCCACTTGAAGAATGGCGGCAGATCGAGGAAGAGGAGCGCCGGTGGTGAGAGGAGAGGAGATCGAGAGGAAAGGGGGCGAATGGGAGCACGAAGAGGCCAGCCAAGCGCCGTCCCCCACCTCATCGATGCACGGACGAACCAGCGTCAACCACGCACAGGGCCAGGACGTGAAATCCCAATATTACCCTCGGCGGGGCAGGGGAATTTCGGCGGTGGCAACGAGATTTTTACCGCTGGAGCGTGCCGACGGGCCACCTGGGACGCGCCACAGCCACAGAGAatgacatgcggggcctaccaAATGGGCTGCCGCACGAGTCAGCGAGACCCAACCAGGAGCCACGGAGTGAGCAAGAGCGAGCGAAACGAGTAACTATTCATTTCTATAGTGCCCATCCCAGATCCGACGGCCCAGCTCTTCCACGCGCTCGATTGGACGGCCTAAAACTCATCAAGCAAACGTATCCAACGGCCCACGATCGCTGAGCTCTGAGGAGGCTTGTAGGAACATCCTTCTCCTATTTCTGGTTTGTATAGTGCCCATCCCAGATCCGACGGCCCAACTCTTCCACGCGCTCGATTGGACGGCCCAAAACTCATCAAGCAAACGTATCCGACGGTCCACGATCGCTGAGCTCTGAGGAGGCTTGTAGGAACATCCTTCTCTTATTTCTGGATGTAAGCAGAGAGGTCTATTAGGGTACGATGAAAATAAACTTAAAAATGATAATCAAGATCAAAATATATACTAACCACCAAGAAAATATACTGAAAAAGCTGAAAGGTTTGAAATAATGATAAAGAAAGTAACTATAACCAACTGAACAAGCATCTCAGACTGAAAAACTAAATGATACAAAACTCAAACAGGAATAATAAAATCTGATGCATAGATTAAATCAACTACAAACCTGAAAACTTAACTGGTAAAAAActgataataataataaaataaaactaatacTAAAAACAGATATAATTGAAATGATAAAACGAATAAAAATGAAATGAACAAAATGAGAAACTAAGAAACAGATAAAACTAAGGAAATAAAGAAGAACTAATAAAACTACTGAATCGGAGAGCGGAAGGAGCAAAATAATAGagtaagaagaagaaaaatgaaaaaaaaataagAGAAACAGATTAAACCAAGGTACTGAATAAGTAATAAAATTATAAAATAAAAGGAGCTGAGGAAAAAAACAGATAAACTGAGGAATGAGtaacaaaaaaattgaaaaaactAAAGCTGATAGTACTGCTACGATGGTACTAGTAAAGTGTCCTGTGTGTGGTGAACCCTGCTAGCTACTGAACCTGTGTTGTCTTCATCTGCATGATGCATGGTGACTTCTCTGAGTTTGATCATCACGGTGGTGGCGTGGCACCCCGGCATGTCTGAGCGGCTGGTCGACTGGGACGAACTGATTGCCCGCTGTTTTCATCATGTTGTGTTACGAGGTGACCAGGGCAAGTGCCGGCCCCAATAGCATCAACCACTGCTGAGATAACTCCCACGCCTCGTCTCGCTCCCGCGACGCGCTCCCCGCGTGCGTGCGTCACGGGAGACCAGATCCGCCGGCGGCCCTCTAGATCTTCTCGTCCCAGCCCCCTCCTCGCTGCCGCCGGACGGCGTCCGCCGGGCGAAGCCCGTgcgcggcgctggcggcggcggggcttctTCTCTCCTTCCCCAGCACGGGATCTCAGCAGCAGGGGGTGGCTCCTCCATGTGGGGGACGCGGGATCGGCGGGGCTCCTGGTGGCAGGCACGCGTGGATCCGGTGGCCGGGAGACGGTGGTGCGGCC encodes:
- the LOC141030624 gene encoding uncharacterized protein, which encodes MRDLLAKPFPYARVLGSSLPGSTSTATSSKTPAAPPPSAPTTARSNTVEETVAMVLHYASGIDQPHDAAAVSFVQPARRRRLLRPAGTPPPSPSPSLSDLHRSLPRRRRRLRVHTTGGVRPSSLAHCGCFAPPSFLGCGRACLPTTSSLLLQAADGTRPPPSSSPGGWDALRS